In one Catenovulum adriaticum genomic region, the following are encoded:
- a CDS encoding HNH endonuclease has translation MAKFNDEQLNYFQATKGAYSEVTEREATGDKSVTVDKLEKEVIATICSLDSFARGGGGAMDIKPDTLTFNVWSEGTYLKKELVIKYPKSQGNELRLYFKKGSGFYPEFGEVWFIFVIDGVQELFIGSMMKDTFNNLTSTDAKKIAYEVNNTIDEEDFNYIKAINAPKAHNEAASYYVTSQHRDVTLAAQVMRRKNYTCEFSKNHSTFTSASTDHPYVEIHHLIPISNNKDFAYSLDVQANLIVLCPNCHRAIHYGDAETKLPLIKTFYKKRKAALASSGIEVDFKRLLSFYGIN, from the coding sequence ATGGCGAAATTTAATGATGAACAACTAAATTATTTTCAGGCAACCAAAGGAGCATATTCTGAGGTTACTGAGCGAGAAGCTACTGGTGATAAATCTGTAACAGTAGACAAACTCGAAAAAGAGGTTATTGCAACTATATGTAGCCTTGACTCTTTTGCTAGAGGGGGTGGGGGTGCTATGGATATCAAACCTGATACATTGACCTTTAACGTATGGTCTGAAGGCACTTATTTAAAGAAAGAACTTGTAATAAAATATCCAAAATCTCAAGGCAATGAATTAAGGCTTTATTTTAAAAAGGGCTCTGGGTTTTATCCTGAGTTTGGTGAAGTTTGGTTTATTTTTGTGATAGATGGAGTTCAAGAGTTATTCATTGGTTCCATGATGAAAGATACGTTCAATAATTTAACTTCAACTGATGCAAAAAAAATAGCTTATGAAGTAAATAATACGATAGATGAAGAAGATTTTAATTATATCAAGGCAATAAATGCTCCTAAAGCACATAATGAAGCCGCTTCATATTATGTTACATCTCAGCATAGAGATGTAACACTAGCCGCGCAGGTTATGAGAAGAAAAAATTACACCTGTGAGTTCAGTAAAAATCATTCCACATTTACATCTGCTTCAACGGATCACCCGTATGTAGAAATTCACCATTTAATACCCATTTCAAATAATAAAGATTTTGCTTATTCACTGGATGTACAAGCAAACTTAATAGTACTTTGTCCTAATTGCCACCGAGCTATTCATTATGGTGACGCAGAAACAAAACTTCCATTGATAAAAACATTTTATAAGAAGAGGAAGGCAGCCCTTGCTTCTTCTGGAATAGAAGTCGACTTCAAAAGGCTCCTTAGTTTTTACGGAATTAATTAG
- the umuD gene encoding translesion error-prone DNA polymerase V autoproteolytic subunit, with product MKIIPIYAFAGITGFESPAAEYKELGLSLDELLIQHPHATFIGQAKGDSMEGNGIYDGDLLIVDRAVTTKQNDVIVANYNGSFVCKVLDKQKKSLISSSGEFAPVYISDMDEFQIEGVVTQSIRLHRNCAEIMKCLL from the coding sequence ATGAAAATTATTCCCATATATGCATTTGCAGGCATTACTGGCTTTGAGTCGCCAGCGGCAGAATACAAAGAGCTAGGGTTATCGCTTGATGAACTATTGATACAGCATCCACATGCGACTTTTATCGGTCAAGCTAAAGGGGATTCTATGGAAGGTAATGGCATTTATGATGGTGACTTATTGATCGTAGATAGGGCGGTTACAACCAAACAAAATGACGTGATAGTCGCTAATTATAATGGTTCATTTGTATGTAAAGTGCTAGACAAACAAAAGAAGAGTTTGATTTCATCTTCTGGCGAGTTTGCACCTGTTTATATTTCCGATATGGACGAATTTCAAATTGAAGGGGTGGTCACTCAATCTATTCGTTTACACCGTAACTGCGCTGAAATAATGAAATGTTTGCTTTAG